A region of Dehalococcoidia bacterium DNA encodes the following proteins:
- a CDS encoding histidine phosphatase family protein, producing the protein MADGPSGDPIIEYFRDAFLIGSGATRLYLVRHAQSLSNTGEADISTDPPLTAVGWEQARRLAQRLARQGIDLIYSSPQRRALQTAQAIAEATGLSVMVEEGLREVGMGTGGLDVRRLGVEKAREVTRRIAATMRWDAFPGSEGSRAVRRRVRATIDAIARRHPGQRIVIVTHFGVIQAYVSIVLGVRQDLLFYVFNASITSVRVKGRKRVLWRLNDVAHLDGLPTGFAGIS; encoded by the coding sequence ATGGCGGACGGGCCCTCGGGTGACCCTATCATCGAATACTTCCGCGACGCCTTCCTCATCGGCAGCGGCGCTACGAGGCTTTACCTGGTGCGTCACGCCCAGTCCCTGAGCAATACAGGCGAGGCAGACATCTCCACCGACCCACCCCTCACGGCGGTGGGGTGGGAGCAGGCGCGGCGGCTGGCCCAGCGCCTGGCCCGCCAGGGCATCGACCTCATATACTCCAGTCCCCAGCGGCGGGCCCTGCAGACGGCTCAAGCCATCGCCGAGGCCACCGGGCTGTCCGTCATGGTGGAGGAGGGGCTTCGGGAGGTGGGCATGGGCACAGGGGGGCTGGACGTGCGCCGCCTGGGGGTGGAGAAGGCGCGGGAGGTCACCAGACGCATCGCCGCCACCATGCGGTGGGATGCCTTCCCCGGCTCCGAGGGGAGCCGGGCCGTCCGCCGACGCGTGCGCGCCACCATCGATGCCATCGCCCGCCGCCATCCAGGCCAACGCATCGTCATCGTCACCCACTTCGGAGTCATCCAGGCCTACGTGAGCATAGTGTTGGGCGTACGCCAGGACCTCTTGTTTTACGTCTTCAACGCCAGCATCACATCGGTGCGGGTGAAGGGCCGAAAGCGGGTGCTATGGCGCCTCAACGATGTGGCCCATCTGGACGGGCTCCCCACCGGCTTCGCAGGCATCTCCTAG